The following proteins are co-located in the Coleofasciculus chthonoplastes PCC 7420 genome:
- the recF gene encoding DNA replication/repair protein RecF (All proteins in this family for which functions are known are DNA-binding proteins that assist the filamentation of RecA onto DNA for the initiation of recombination or recombinational repair.) encodes MYLKCLKLRQFRNYRDCLVNFEAPKTILVGNNAQGKSNLLEAVELLSTLKSHRSGRDREMVLEDASMGQIQALLERAYGSVELGLTLRSQGRRTVALNRESLRRQLDFLGILNAVQFSSLDLDLVRGSPERRRNWLDSILTQLEPIYAYILQQYNQVLRQRNALLKTIRKQEEERTPEGVISKQPQTELALWDAQLATAGSRVTRRRARVLQRLAPLAQSWHSSISGKTELLEVTYAPNVNLEKDDPEAVQQAFLDKLHHRRFPEQRQGITLVGPHRDDVEFTINQTPARSYGSQGQQRTLVLALKLAELKLIEEVVGEPPLLLLDDVLAELDPNRQNQLLDAIQDRFQTLITTTHLGAFDAQWLNSSQILSVQAGQIHTLA; translated from the coding sequence ATGTACTTAAAATGCTTAAAGTTGCGCCAGTTTCGGAATTATCGGGATTGCTTGGTTAATTTTGAGGCACCGAAAACGATTTTGGTGGGGAATAATGCTCAGGGTAAGTCTAATCTGCTAGAAGCGGTAGAATTACTCTCGACACTGAAAAGTCATCGGTCAGGGCGCGATCGCGAAATGGTGTTGGAAGACGCCTCGATGGGTCAGATTCAGGCACTATTGGAACGGGCTTATGGTTCTGTTGAATTGGGGTTAACCCTTCGCAGTCAGGGACGGCGTACTGTTGCTCTAAATCGTGAATCCTTACGTCGCCAGCTTGATTTTTTAGGGATTTTGAATGCGGTACAGTTTTCCAGTCTGGATTTGGATTTAGTGCGTGGAAGTCCGGAACGACGCCGGAATTGGCTGGATTCTATTCTCACCCAACTTGAACCGATTTATGCTTATATTTTGCAGCAATATAATCAAGTCCTGCGCCAGCGCAATGCGTTGCTCAAAACCATCCGGAAGCAGGAAGAAGAGAGGACGCCAGAGGGGGTAATATCAAAGCAACCCCAGACAGAACTGGCTCTTTGGGATGCACAACTGGCAACAGCAGGGTCGCGTGTGACTCGGCGTCGTGCTAGAGTGTTGCAACGATTAGCGCCACTTGCTCAATCTTGGCATAGTAGTATTAGTGGTAAAACAGAGTTACTCGAAGTGACCTACGCGCCAAATGTCAACCTAGAGAAGGATGACCCAGAAGCTGTTCAACAGGCATTTTTAGATAAACTCCACCATCGTCGTTTTCCTGAACAGCGTCAGGGGATAACTCTGGTTGGTCCACACCGAGATGATGTGGAATTTACAATTAACCAAACCCCTGCCCGTTCCTATGGTTCTCAAGGACAACAACGGACGTTGGTTTTGGCACTAAAATTGGCAGAGTTAAAACTAATAGAAGAAGTGGTGGGTGAACCGCCCCTGTTATTACTAGATGATGTTTTAGCAGAACTTGATCCTAACCGCCAAAATCAGCTTTTGGATGCGATTCAAGATCGGTTTCAAACCCTAATTACAACCACTCACTTAGGCGCATTTGATGCTCAGTGGTTGAACTCCTCCCAAATTCTTTCTGTTCAAGCGGGTCAAATTCACACCCTGGCGTAA
- a CDS encoding pentapeptide repeat-containing protein, protein MNVRQLLKLYEQGNREFTGIDLSGANLRGVMLIGVNLTGANLRGADLTRAFLLKSDLSGTQMNWTNLNYVKMSDAKLVDADLTKANINGAFMVKSKLTGAKLSGAILNGTNLRRANLWGANLCGAQLERANLRDANLTGVNFKWANLSEARLIGARVYGSALSFVNLSYAWLKDLDLAGADLEGVNFSGARLSRANLEGASLIAANLESAKLDWANLQGADLTGANLENANLENANLTWAILKKAELLDAKLKGAKLYGLDINEMQGSNGGGFPVSNQGVGFQANNQFVYSTAV, encoded by the coding sequence ATGAACGTTAGACAACTTCTCAAACTGTACGAACAAGGAAATCGAGAATTCACCGGGATTGACCTCAGTGGGGCTAACCTCAGGGGAGTTATGTTAATCGGAGTTAACCTAACAGGGGCGAATCTCAGAGGTGCTGATTTGACCAGAGCATTTTTACTCAAATCAGATTTGAGTGGCACTCAGATGAATTGGACGAATCTTAATTACGTTAAAATGAGCGATGCCAAACTTGTTGACGCTGATTTGACTAAAGCCAATATCAATGGTGCTTTTATGGTCAAATCAAAGCTCACGGGTGCTAAACTCAGTGGGGCAATATTGAATGGTACAAACCTCCGACGGGCTAACTTATGGGGTGCAAATCTTTGCGGAGCGCAGTTAGAACGGGCGAATTTGCGAGATGCAAATTTAACGGGCGTGAATTTCAAATGGGCGAATTTATCGGAAGCACGGTTGATTGGTGCTAGGGTTTATGGGTCAGCACTGAGTTTTGTCAATCTCAGCTACGCCTGGTTAAAAGATTTAGATTTAGCGGGCGCTGATTTAGAAGGGGTTAATTTCAGTGGTGCGAGATTAAGTCGGGCTAATTTAGAAGGGGCAAGTTTGATTGCCGCGAATTTAGAATCCGCTAAATTGGATTGGGCGAATCTCCAAGGCGCAGATTTGACGGGCGCTAATCTGGAGAATGCGAATCTGGAAAATGCGAATCTAACCTGGGCAATTCTCAAAAAAGCTGAGTTGCTGGATGCTAAGTTAAAAGGTGCAAAACTCTATGGTTTAGATATTAACGAGATGCAGGGGAGTAATGGGGGAGGATTTCCAGTCAGTAACCAAGGCGTTGGATTTCAAGCTAATAACCAATTTGTTTACTCAACGGCTGTGTGA
- a CDS encoding glycoside hydrolase family 10 protein gives MTNDKRQRRFRVFLVLGLVFSIVLLVAKSIVFSPSLARSQTPTKITEIRGVWLTNVASGVLFSPWGINRAIAQLSKLNFNTVYPVVWNRGHTFYPSAVATQEPLLAIMRLNGDVLADILQQGHRQGLRVIPWFEYGFMTPIYSELARRHPTWITQSLTQKSDPENPQLLWLNPLHPEVQQLILDLIKEVVSQYDVDGIQLDDHFGMPVELGYDPYTIERYQQEHYGNSPPNSPLNSEWMRWRANKISEFMGEIVQTVKSIKPDCIISLSPNPQAFAYKHYLQDWQTWVQRGWVDELVLQVYRDELSSFTAELNQPAVRMARRTIPVSIGILTGTLADPISFEQIQAQVEAVRDRAFDGVSFFYWETLWSYLTPESPQQRRRGFRELFPYPAIRLTLDKKAQKYPVN, from the coding sequence ATGACGAATGACAAACGTCAACGTAGATTCAGGGTTTTTCTCGTATTAGGGCTGGTATTCAGTATTGTCCTACTGGTTGCTAAATCGATTGTATTTTCCCCATCTTTGGCGCGTTCCCAAACGCCAACAAAAATTACAGAAATTAGAGGCGTTTGGTTGACAAATGTCGCCAGTGGTGTATTGTTTTCGCCATGGGGAATTAACCGAGCGATCGCGCAATTGTCTAAACTGAACTTTAACACGGTTTATCCGGTGGTTTGGAATCGGGGACATACGTTTTATCCGAGTGCAGTGGCGACACAAGAACCTTTGCTGGCAATTATGCGCCTCAATGGAGATGTTTTGGCAGATATTCTACAGCAGGGACATCGCCAAGGGTTACGGGTAATTCCTTGGTTTGAGTATGGATTTATGACACCGATTTATTCTGAATTAGCGCGGCGTCATCCCACTTGGATCACTCAGAGTTTAACGCAAAAATCTGATCCGGAGAATCCCCAACTCTTATGGCTGAATCCGTTACATCCAGAGGTACAACAGCTTATCCTGGATCTAATTAAGGAAGTAGTCAGCCAATATGATGTGGATGGGATTCAGTTGGATGATCACTTTGGGATGCCTGTGGAATTGGGTTATGATCCTTATACCATTGAGCGTTATCAGCAAGAACATTATGGAAATTCTCCCCCAAATTCGCCATTAAATAGTGAATGGATGCGCTGGCGGGCGAATAAGATTAGCGAGTTTATGGGAGAGATTGTCCAGACGGTTAAATCAATTAAACCGGATTGTATCATCTCGCTTTCACCCAATCCCCAAGCCTTTGCTTATAAACATTATCTACAAGACTGGCAAACGTGGGTACAACGGGGTTGGGTTGATGAATTAGTGTTACAGGTTTATCGGGATGAGTTGAGTAGTTTTACGGCGGAACTTAATCAACCCGCAGTACGCATGGCGCGGCGAACTATTCCGGTAAGTATTGGCATTTTAACGGGAACATTGGCTGATCCGATTTCCTTTGAGCAAATTCAAGCCCAAGTTGAAGCGGTTCGCGATCGCGCCTTTGATGGTGTATCCTTTTTTTATTGGGAAACCCTGTGGAGTTATTTGACTCCGGAGTCTCCGCAACAGCGAAGGCGGGGATTTCGCGAATTATTTCCCTATCCCGCTATCCGCCTAACACTGGACAAAAAAGCCCAGAAATATCCAGTAAATTAG
- a CDS encoding efflux RND transporter permease subunit gives MSFHLSAWSIKKPVPTIVLFLILGIFGLVSFFRLGIDSNPNIDIPAVMVTVTQPGAGPTELETQVTKKIEDSVAGLGNIDELTSTVTEGSSTTTVSFVLGTDSDRATNDVRNAVAQIRQDLPQDVNEPIVKRLEFAGGSIMTYAVASETRSVEQLSDLVDRTISRALLNVPGVAQIDRLGGVDREIRVDLDPSRLQAYGITATQVNDQIRNLNIDLPGGRGNVGGSEQNIRTLGSAETVAELRSYRIVLPNGATVPLSSLGEVEDSFAEQRQAASLNGESVVAFSVRRSTGSTLVTVEEGVREAVTELEKTLPDDVTLALIFTRADAIRDSYQATIDALVLACILTVIAVGLFLRDWRVTLITATALPLSIIPTFGVMKLLGYTLNGMTLLALALAVGNLVDDAICMIENIDQHLDMGKKPFNAALDASREIGLAVVATTATIVAVFIPVAFMGGVPGQFFQPFGVTVAVSTMFSTLVACTMTPMLSAYWLKSKRNREQETSKKRIHPYRNLLTWALRHRITTLLIALAFFIGSLQLVPLIPKGLFDSGDTGLSTVMVELPPGSTLSETEEIMQQLNQSLQENLAVDKVFTTADNINSGTVYANLLPKDEREVSQQEFEQEMRQVFRTIPGARISFQSQGAGGGGKDLSIVLKSENAPVLTQTAETLEKQMRDIPGLVEVTSSTSLVKPEIVIQPDPERAADLGVSVGAIARTASLALIGDNESNLAKFDLADRQIPIRVQLNPDTRADISTLKNLQVPSQTGNLVPISAVADIRLGSGPAQIDRFDRNRQVSVEANLEGISLGDALETVKALPAMNPLPPDVAEEPAGDAKIMQDIFTRFATALGAAILSIYAILVLLYSNFLYPFGILVALPLSIGGALLGLLVTQKELGLFALIGIVLLMGLVTKNAILLVDFALAGIKEGKPQFKAVVEAGVSRLRPILMTSVSTIAGMMPIALELGADGEVRSPMAIAVIGGFTTSTLLTLVVVPVLFTYVDNLYRWMRGLFGGKKKQVQL, from the coding sequence ATGTCTTTTCATCTCTCTGCTTGGTCAATTAAAAAACCTGTTCCGACTATCGTCTTATTCCTAATTTTGGGCATCTTTGGTTTGGTGTCCTTTTTTCGCTTAGGAATTGACAGTAATCCGAATATCGATATTCCCGCCGTGATGGTGACGGTGACTCAACCGGGTGCGGGACCCACAGAATTAGAAACCCAAGTCACCAAGAAAATAGAAGATTCAGTGGCGGGGTTAGGAAATATTGATGAACTCACCTCCACTGTCACGGAAGGGAGTTCCACCACTACTGTTAGTTTTGTCCTGGGAACCGATAGCGATCGCGCCACGAATGATGTGCGGAATGCGGTTGCCCAAATTCGTCAGGATTTGCCCCAGGATGTGAATGAACCGATCGTCAAACGCCTAGAGTTTGCGGGCGGTTCAATTATGACTTATGCAGTGGCGTCTGAGACGCGATCGGTTGAACAATTAAGTGATTTAGTCGATCGCACGATTAGCCGCGCCTTGCTGAATGTACCGGGTGTGGCGCAAATTGACCGTTTGGGGGGTGTGGATCGGGAGATTCGGGTTGATCTTGATCCGAGTCGTTTACAAGCTTATGGGATTACCGCCACCCAAGTGAATGATCAAATTCGCAATTTAAATATTGACTTACCCGGAGGGCGGGGAAACGTTGGCGGAAGTGAGCAAAATATTCGGACTCTGGGAAGTGCAGAAACGGTTGCGGAATTACGAAGTTATCGGATTGTTCTCCCCAATGGCGCGACGGTTCCCTTATCGAGTTTAGGGGAGGTTGAGGATAGTTTTGCTGAACAGCGACAGGCGGCGTCGTTGAATGGGGAATCCGTTGTGGCGTTTTCGGTGCGGCGGAGTACAGGTAGCACCTTAGTCACGGTGGAAGAAGGGGTGCGTGAAGCAGTTACCGAATTGGAAAAAACCCTACCAGACGATGTGACTCTGGCACTCATTTTTACCCGTGCTGATGCGATTCGGGATTCCTATCAAGCCACGATTGATGCCTTAGTTTTAGCCTGTATTTTAACAGTGATTGCTGTCGGTTTGTTTTTGCGGGATTGGCGAGTCACACTGATTACAGCAACAGCGTTACCTCTCTCGATTATTCCCACATTTGGGGTAATGAAACTGTTGGGGTATACCTTAAACGGGATGACATTATTGGCGTTAGCTTTAGCGGTAGGAAATTTGGTTGATGATGCGATTTGTATGATTGAAAACATCGACCAACATTTAGATATGGGCAAAAAGCCGTTTAACGCCGCATTGGATGCTTCACGGGAAATTGGGTTAGCGGTGGTGGCGACAACTGCTACGATTGTGGCGGTGTTTATTCCGGTGGCGTTTATGGGGGGGGTACCAGGTCAATTTTTCCAACCCTTTGGCGTTACTGTTGCGGTGTCCACCATGTTTTCCACGCTGGTGGCTTGTACAATGACACCGATGTTAAGTGCTTATTGGCTGAAATCTAAAAGGAACCGGGAACAGGAAACCAGCAAAAAACGAATTCACCCGTACCGCAATCTACTCACTTGGGCATTACGTCATCGGATTACCACTCTATTAATTGCGTTGGCTTTCTTTATTGGGAGTTTACAACTGGTGCCGTTAATTCCCAAAGGTTTATTTGATAGCGGAGATACGGGGTTGAGTACGGTAATGGTTGAACTTCCTCCTGGATCAACCTTGAGTGAAACTGAAGAAATTATGCAACAACTTAACCAGTCGTTGCAAGAAAATCTAGCAGTTGATAAAGTTTTTACGACGGCGGATAATATCAATTCGGGTACAGTCTACGCCAACTTGTTACCTAAGGATGAACGGGAGGTTTCCCAGCAGGAATTTGAACAAGAAATGCGCCAGGTGTTCCGAACCATTCCGGGGGCGCGGATTAGTTTTCAAAGTCAAGGTGCTGGGGGAGGCGGTAAGGATTTATCGATTGTGCTGAAGAGTGAAAATGCCCCAGTGTTGACGCAAACGGCGGAAACCTTGGAGAAGCAGATGCGGGATATTCCGGGATTGGTGGAAGTCACTTCCAGTACCAGTTTAGTTAAGCCGGAAATTGTGATTCAGCCTGATCCAGAACGGGCGGCGGATTTGGGGGTTTCGGTGGGCGCGATCGCACGAACGGCATCTTTGGCGTTAATTGGCGATAATGAGTCGAATCTGGCTAAGTTTGATTTAGCGGATCGGCAGATTCCAATTCGGGTACAACTGAACCCAGATACTCGCGCCGATATTAGTACCCTGAAAAATTTACAGGTTCCCAGTCAAACCGGGAATTTGGTTCCAATTAGTGCAGTGGCGGATATTCGTTTGGGAAGTGGTCCAGCGCAAATTGACCGTTTTGATCGCAATCGTCAGGTATCGGTGGAAGCGAATTTAGAGGGGATTTCTCTAGGCGATGCGTTAGAAACGGTGAAAGCGTTACCCGCGATGAATCCCCTCCCGCCCGATGTCGCTGAGGAACCGGCTGGGGATGCCAAGATTATGCAGGATATTTTTACCCGGTTTGCAACTGCATTAGGGGCGGCGATTCTCTCGATTTATGCGATTCTGGTCTTACTTTATAGCAATTTCTTGTATCCGTTTGGGATTTTAGTGGCTTTGCCTTTATCCATTGGTGGGGCGTTACTGGGGTTGTTAGTGACGCAGAAAGAGTTGGGCTTGTTTGCCTTAATTGGGATTGTTTTGCTGATGGGATTGGTGACTAAAAATGCAATTTTATTAGTAGACTTTGCTTTAGCTGGCATAAAAGAAGGAAAACCCCAATTTAAAGCGGTAGTGGAGGCGGGGGTGTCTCGGTTACGCCCAATTCTGATGACCTCGGTGTCTACAATTGCGGGGATGATGCCCATTGCCTTAGAATTAGGGGCGGATGGTGAAGTACGCAGTCCCATGGCGATCGCGGTAATTGGTGGGTTTACGACTTCAACCTTGTTAACCTTGGTGGTGGTTCCCGTGTTATTTACTTATGTGGATAACTTATATCGCTGGATGCGCGGATTATTTGGGGGAAAGAAAAAGCAGGTTCAGTTATAA
- a CDS encoding efflux RND transporter periplasmic adaptor subunit — translation MTQTAPNPKKSQLNRSSIAKPVELKQDVDVVFYLPDAEADTYAQDAGSSPQSGTEDAKKGWLSGGKGLFLGIGIGVLLALGATRLVSSQQADAPTAEPPVATSSAPSQSVTVAQVTSESVNRRLDATGSVAAFEMSPVLSQATGLQIQQVLVEEGQVVKAGQLLARLDDSVLQAQLRQAQASVAQAEARLAELRAGSRSEEIARAKEVVSSAESAVAAAESDLELARTRVDRNKKLQAEGAIARDRLDEVYNQERSYRSQLEQAQARLREANQQLAQLQAGPRREVITQAEAQLAQAQAQVQSMMAQLNNTRIVAPVSGKIAERNARVGDVTSGSQTLFKIIENGRLELIVNVPETQLPQIKPGQSVTITSDADSSLQLSGKVREIDPIIDEASRQAQVKINLPASAALKPGMFLRASITTSAAQGLTVPAKAILPQSDGSAIAYILQPDNTVKAQSVEVGEPLSDNRVEIKSGLSVGDRVVVKGAAYLKDGDTVEVVN, via the coding sequence GTGACTCAGACAGCACCAAATCCCAAGAAAAGCCAGTTGAATCGTTCTTCTATCGCCAAACCTGTCGAACTCAAACAGGATGTCGATGTTGTCTTCTATCTCCCTGATGCTGAAGCCGACACTTATGCACAAGATGCAGGTTCCTCTCCCCAATCTGGAACCGAGGACGCCAAAAAAGGCTGGCTATCTGGAGGAAAAGGGCTGTTTTTAGGCATCGGCATTGGTGTCCTCTTAGCGTTAGGGGCGACGCGCTTAGTCTCGTCTCAACAAGCAGACGCCCCAACAGCAGAACCTCCCGTCGCCACATCATCTGCCCCGAGTCAAAGCGTAACTGTAGCCCAAGTGACATCCGAGAGTGTCAACCGCCGCTTAGACGCCACCGGAAGTGTCGCTGCTTTTGAAATGAGTCCCGTCTTGTCTCAGGCGACAGGCTTACAAATTCAACAGGTGTTGGTGGAAGAAGGACAAGTTGTCAAAGCTGGACAGTTATTAGCCCGCCTCGATGATTCGGTACTCCAGGCACAATTACGCCAAGCCCAAGCATCTGTGGCTCAAGCCGAAGCCCGCCTCGCGGAACTTCGGGCAGGTTCCCGTAGTGAAGAAATTGCCCGTGCTAAAGAAGTGGTGAGCAGCGCTGAATCTGCTGTTGCAGCCGCCGAGTCAGACTTAGAATTAGCTAGAACCCGGGTCGATCGCAATAAAAAGCTGCAAGCTGAAGGTGCTATTGCCCGCGATCGCTTAGATGAAGTCTACAATCAAGAACGCAGCTATCGTTCCCAACTCGAACAGGCACAAGCCCGGTTACGAGAAGCCAACCAGCAACTTGCTCAACTTCAGGCTGGACCCCGACGGGAAGTGATTACCCAAGCCGAAGCCCAACTCGCCCAGGCACAGGCACAGGTGCAATCGATGATGGCACAACTCAACAACACCCGCATCGTTGCCCCGGTGAGTGGTAAAATAGCCGAACGGAATGCCCGTGTGGGAGATGTCACCTCTGGTTCCCAAACCCTATTCAAAATCATCGAAAATGGACGTTTAGAACTGATTGTTAACGTCCCCGAAACCCAACTTCCCCAAATTAAACCGGGACAATCGGTAACGATTACCTCAGATGCAGATAGTAGCTTGCAACTGTCGGGTAAAGTTCGGGAAATTGACCCGATCATTGATGAAGCCTCCCGTCAGGCGCAGGTGAAGATCAATTTACCTGCCTCAGCTGCGTTAAAACCGGGAATGTTTTTACGGGCGTCGATTACCACCTCAGCCGCCCAAGGGTTAACAGTACCCGCCAAAGCTATTTTGCCTCAAAGTGACGGTAGTGCGATCGCCTATATCTTGCAACCCGATAATACAGTGAAAGCCCAGTCTGTTGAGGTGGGTGAACCTCTGAGTGATAATCGGGTGGAAATTAAAAGTGGGTTATCTGTAGGCGATCGCGTGGTAGTTAAAGGTGCAGCTTATTTAAAAGATGGCGATACCGTTGAGGTGGTTAACTGA
- a CDS encoding glycosyltransferase family 4 protein has protein sequence MHIAWIGKKSPFCGNVTYGREVTNALLDRGYQVSFLHFAHDETAADPLCSGCQEVSLPCLYKSQVYTIPSPKASKVLKQALQQLRPDLVHASLTLSPLDFLLPEICEDLNLPLVATFHPPFDGKRRNLKSGTQLVAYQLYAPFLAHYDRVIIFSQLQRDLLVRLGVPRHKLAVIPNGVDVLKYAPGTSNLKVRFDAQRLFVYQGRIATEKNVEALLKAWKQSEMGDRCKLLIVGNGPLVPTLRPFYDRYDGILWLGFVADEQQRIEILQAADVFILPSLLEGLSLSLLEAMACGLACVATDAGADGEVLEGGAGIILNTHRVTSQLNTLLPLLRDHTEWTTLLGQKARARVLERYTLSGNISQLEILYKEVLKGTQACVTHPSPSSL, from the coding sequence ATGCATATCGCCTGGATCGGAAAAAAATCACCCTTTTGTGGCAATGTCACTTACGGTCGAGAAGTTACTAATGCTTTACTCGACCGGGGATACCAAGTTAGTTTTCTCCATTTTGCCCACGACGAAACCGCCGCAGATCCCCTGTGTTCGGGTTGTCAGGAGGTATCCCTCCCTTGCTTGTATAAATCCCAAGTTTATACGATTCCCTCACCCAAAGCGAGTAAGGTGCTAAAACAGGCTCTACAGCAACTGCGCCCGGATTTAGTCCATGCGTCTCTCACTTTGTCTCCCTTAGATTTTCTGCTTCCAGAAATCTGTGAAGACCTGAATTTACCCCTCGTTGCCACATTTCATCCCCCCTTTGATGGCAAACGCCGCAATTTAAAATCGGGAACCCAACTGGTTGCTTATCAACTCTATGCCCCGTTTCTGGCACACTATGATCGGGTGATTATCTTTTCTCAACTGCAACGGGATTTGCTGGTGCGTTTGGGAGTTCCTCGCCATAAACTCGCTGTAATTCCCAATGGAGTTGATGTGCTCAAATATGCTCCTGGCACATCGAATTTGAAAGTCCGATTTGATGCCCAACGTCTATTTGTTTATCAAGGTCGCATTGCTACAGAAAAAAATGTAGAGGCGTTACTCAAGGCGTGGAAACAGTCGGAAATGGGCGATCGCTGTAAGCTTTTGATTGTCGGGAATGGACCTCTAGTTCCCACGTTAAGACCTTTTTATGATAGATACGATGGGATTCTCTGGTTAGGATTTGTGGCAGATGAACAGCAGCGGATTGAGATTCTGCAAGCTGCCGATGTATTTATTTTGCCGTCGTTATTAGAAGGACTCTCCTTATCATTACTCGAAGCCATGGCTTGTGGTTTGGCTTGTGTCGCCACCGATGCGGGGGCGGATGGTGAGGTTTTAGAAGGTGGCGCGGGTATTATTCTGAATACCCATCGGGTCACGTCTCAATTGAATACGCTATTGCCCTTGTTACGAGATCATACGGAATGGACAACGCTTCTGGGTCAAAAAGCTAGAGCTAGAGTTTTAGAACGCTATACCCTAAGTGGGAATATTAGTCAATTAGAAATTTTATATAAAGAGGTCTTGAAAGGAACTCAGGCTTGCGTTACTCATCCTAGTCCCTCCTCCTTATAA
- a CDS encoding MFS transporter — protein sequence MRLSESESKRVNQHPAQKKSSSATKRNYREPHQPPRQAENVPAKTAEPPAEPSKQGFVPVLKNVNFLTLWSGQVFSQLADKIYLVLMIALIASHFQAAGTSISGWVSALMIAFTIPAVLFGSLAGVFVDRWSKKAVLVSTNLLRGVLVWSVPAMLWLTQDWSPIYKLPVGFYGLLIITFLVSTLTQFFAPAEQAVIPLIVKRRHLLSANSLYTTTMMASLIIGFAVGDPLLALTDKLVAQLGIDWQFGKELVVGGGYAIAGLLLLVLKTGENTEPTEGETPHVFADIWEGLLYLKRQRRVRNAMIQLVILFSIFAALAVLAVRLAETLPGMKASQFGFLLAMGGVGMAAGAAILGHWGQYFTHNRLSLYGSIGMSAALVGLSVFTHNLWMALAMTALLGMCGAMVGIPMQTTIQAETPEEMRGKVFGLQNNGVNIALSLPLALAGLAETWLGLAPVLFSLAIIAIAGGCLNWYISGTGSAMLTHADK from the coding sequence ATGCGATTATCTGAATCTGAATCCAAACGAGTTAACCAACATCCTGCCCAAAAAAAGTCATCGTCTGCGACTAAGCGCAATTATCGAGAACCTCACCAGCCGCCGCGTCAAGCAGAGAACGTCCCGGCGAAAACGGCTGAACCGCCTGCTGAACCGAGCAAACAAGGGTTTGTACCCGTTCTGAAAAATGTAAACTTTTTAACCTTGTGGAGTGGTCAGGTTTTTTCGCAGCTTGCTGATAAAATCTATCTGGTGTTGATGATTGCCTTGATTGCTAGCCACTTTCAGGCGGCGGGAACTAGCATCAGTGGTTGGGTTTCAGCCTTGATGATTGCGTTTACGATTCCGGCTGTCCTGTTTGGTTCCTTGGCGGGAGTATTCGTGGATCGCTGGTCAAAAAAGGCGGTACTTGTCTCGACAAATCTGCTGCGAGGTGTTTTGGTTTGGTCCGTTCCGGCGATGTTATGGCTGACTCAGGATTGGAGTCCCATCTATAAGTTACCTGTCGGCTTCTATGGCTTGTTAATTATCACATTCCTAGTTTCGACCTTAACCCAATTTTTTGCCCCGGCTGAACAAGCGGTTATTCCGTTGATTGTCAAGCGTCGTCATTTGCTCTCGGCGAATTCTCTTTATACCACGACGATGATGGCATCCTTGATTATTGGATTTGCCGTAGGTGATCCCCTTTTAGCATTGACCGATAAATTGGTGGCGCAGTTGGGGATTGACTGGCAATTTGGCAAGGAATTGGTTGTCGGTGGGGGGTATGCGATCGCGGGATTGTTGCTGCTAGTGCTGAAAACTGGTGAAAATACTGAACCCACTGAAGGTGAAACCCCCCACGTTTTTGCCGATATCTGGGAGGGACTGCTTTACCTCAAACGGCAACGGCGCGTCCGCAATGCCATGATTCAATTAGTTATATTATTCTCCATTTTCGCCGCTTTAGCCGTGTTAGCGGTACGACTCGCCGAAACCCTTCCAGGAATGAAAGCCTCACAGTTTGGCTTCTTACTGGCAATGGGAGGAGTTGGAATGGCGGCGGGTGCAGCGATTCTGGGACATTGGGGTCAGTATTTTACCCACAATCGCTTGAGTCTCTACGGATCAATCGGCATGTCAGCAGCGCTAGTGGGATTATCGGTATTTACTCATAATCTCTGGATGGCGTTAGCAATGACCGCCCTGTTGGGGATGTGTGGGGCGATGGTAGGGATTCCCATGCAAACCACCATTCAAGCCGAAACCCCGGAAGAGATGCGGGGGAAGGTTTTTGGGCTGCAAAATAATGGCGTGAATATTGCCCTGAGTCTGCCCTTAGCCTTAGCGGGTTTAGCCGAAACCTGGCTGGGTTTAGCTCCCGTCTTATTTAGTTTAGCCATAATTGCGATCGCGGGAGGGTGCTTAAACTGGTATATTTCCGGTACAGGATCAGCGATGTTAACCCACGCTGACAAATAG